Proteins from a genomic interval of Lelliottia amnigena:
- the ftsW gene encoding Cell division protein FtsW, with translation MRLSLPRLKIPRLPGFGILAWLFAALKGWVMASRDKDSDSLIMYDRMLLWLTLGLAAIGFIMVTSASMPVGQRLANDPFLFAKRDGLYIILAFCLALITLRLPMEFWQRHSTAMLIASIIMLLIVLVVGSSVNGASRWIAFGPLRIQPAEFTKLSLFCYLANYLVRKVDEVRNNLRGFLKPMGVILVLAILLLAQPDLGTVVVLFVTTLAMLFLAGAKLWQFIAIIGMGISAVVLLILAEPYRIRRVTSFWNPWEDPFGSGYQLTQSLMAFGRGEIWGQGLGNSVQKLEYLPEAHTDFIFSIIGGGTGLYRCGIGTFNGILRRFPRHVDWPKSAGNRSSLLRFPGLLNWYLV, from the coding sequence ATGCGTTTATCTCTCCCTCGCCTGAAAATACCGCGCCTGCCTGGATTTGGGATCCTGGCGTGGCTCTTTGCGGCATTGAAGGGCTGGGTGATGGCCTCCCGGGATAAAGATTCCGATAGCCTGATTATGTATGACCGTATGCTGCTCTGGCTGACGCTGGGGCTGGCTGCGATCGGTTTTATCATGGTGACATCCGCCTCCATGCCGGTTGGACAGCGCCTGGCAAACGATCCCTTCCTGTTCGCTAAACGTGATGGTTTGTACATTATTCTGGCGTTCTGCCTGGCGTTGATCACGCTGCGTTTGCCAATGGAATTTTGGCAGCGCCACAGCACCGCCATGCTGATCGCCTCGATTATTATGCTGCTGATCGTGCTGGTGGTGGGGAGTTCGGTCAACGGTGCTTCGCGCTGGATTGCCTTTGGCCCGCTGCGTATTCAGCCTGCTGAATTTACCAAGCTGTCGCTGTTCTGCTATCTCGCAAACTACCTTGTGCGCAAGGTTGATGAGGTGCGTAACAACCTGCGCGGCTTCTTAAAGCCGATGGGTGTGATTCTGGTACTGGCGATTTTACTGCTGGCGCAGCCGGATCTCGGTACGGTCGTAGTGTTGTTCGTCACGACCCTGGCGATGCTCTTCCTGGCGGGTGCAAAACTGTGGCAGTTTATCGCCATCATCGGCATGGGGATTTCGGCGGTCGTACTGCTGATCCTCGCCGAACCGTATCGTATCCGCCGCGTGACCTCTTTCTGGAACCCGTGGGAAGATCCGTTTGGCAGTGGCTACCAGCTGACCCAATCGTTAATGGCCTTTGGCCGTGGCGAAATCTGGGGGCAGGGTTTAGGTAATTCCGTACAAAAACTGGAGTATCTGCCCGAGGCTCATACCGACTTTATCTTCTCCATCATCGGGGGAGGAACTGGGTTATATCGGTGTGGTATTGGCACTTTTAATGGTATTCTTCGTCGCTTTCCGCGCCATGTCGATTGGCCGAAAAGCGCTGGAAATCGATCATCGCTTCTCCGGTTTCCTGGCCTGCTCAATTGGTATCTGGTTTAG